From a region of the Candidatus Berkiella aquae genome:
- a CDS encoding four-helix bundle copper-binding protein, whose protein sequence is MPHQVSSEIRSCIDNCLECHTKCTETINHCLKKGNEHSDPKHINILLDCAQICQTSADFMLRTSNLHPKTCDVCAQACKNCAEDCEKIGKDDDLMKECAKICWECAESCKKMAKH, encoded by the coding sequence ATGCCACACCAAGTAAGCAGCGAAATTCGCAGCTGCATTGACAACTGTTTAGAATGCCATACTAAATGCACGGAGACCATTAATCATTGTTTAAAAAAAGGCAATGAACATTCAGATCCAAAGCACATTAATATCCTGCTTGATTGTGCTCAAATCTGCCAAACTAGCGCAGATTTTATGCTACGAACCTCAAATTTACATCCTAAAACTTGCGATGTTTGTGCTCAAGCCTGTAAAAATTGTGCTGAGGATTGTGAAAAAATAGGTAAAGATGATGACTTGATGAAGGAATGTGCCAAAATTTGCTGGGAATGCGCTGAATCTTGCAAAAAAATGGCAAAACACTAA
- a CDS encoding DUF1289 domain-containing protein — protein MKLKSPCIDACRIDTRTHWCTGCGRTSVAENDSQPATICAG, from the coding sequence ATGAAACTAAAATCGCCCTGTATCGATGCTTGCCGGATTGATACACGAACACATTGGTGTACAGGCTGCGGCCGCACAAGCGTGGCAGAAAATGACTCCCAACCGGCAACGATCTGTGCTGGCTGA
- a CDS encoding heavy metal translocating P-type ATPase, translating to MTLHHDDNDTVQCDLGKQAMSRTSVPAAHDDHADHDHAHAFEWLEALRILFVALAAAAVWFRLWEPFTGVSVIGVAGVLVGGWPIFKEAFENSIARRMTMELSMTIAIVSAAAISEFFTALVITLFVLVAEVLEGMTVSRGRSAIRDLLDFLPRAVAVRRAGAITEVDADSLAVGDAVLVNPGGRIPVDGTVISGHSFVDQARITGESLPIEKTAGAAVYAGSINQSGALEIRAERIGRDTSYGKIIEAVEQAERSRAPVQRLADQMAGYLVYLALGAAILTYLITQNIYSTISVIIVAGACGIAAGTPLAILGAIGRAARAGVIIKGGLFLEQLGKVNTVVLDKTGTLTFGEPEVQKVLPCPGVTEEALLDAAASAELRSEHPLGKTIVACARAQGRPLSEPERFGYTPGRGIDAAIAGELVLVGNQALMQDNGIAVSQALLKGHKNASEIYVARGGQLLGAIAVADTVRPEARQAIDAIHLMGIKTILLTGDAKVVAHVVAQQLGIDEVAADLMPEDKLNYVKRLVAKGRVVAMLGDGVNDAPALTEATVGVAMGSGTDVARDSADVVLLGNDLVKFTETLALALRTRRIIWQNFIGTVVVDVVGVGLAAFGLLNPLFAAFIHVASEMAFILNSTRLLPNRVGGKRANH from the coding sequence ATGACTTTGCACCACGATGACAATGACACGGTCCAGTGCGACTTGGGCAAGCAAGCAATGAGCCGTACGTCGGTTCCTGCCGCGCACGATGATCATGCGGACCACGACCATGCGCACGCATTCGAATGGCTAGAGGCGCTACGCATCCTATTCGTCGCCCTTGCTGCAGCTGCGGTGTGGTTCCGTCTTTGGGAACCCTTTACCGGTGTCAGCGTGATCGGGGTAGCCGGTGTACTGGTCGGTGGCTGGCCAATTTTCAAGGAGGCTTTCGAAAACAGCATCGCGCGGCGGATGACGATGGAGCTATCCATGACCATCGCCATCGTGTCGGCCGCCGCGATTTCCGAGTTTTTCACGGCGCTGGTGATTACGCTTTTCGTGCTGGTCGCAGAAGTGCTGGAAGGCATGACCGTCTCTCGCGGTCGCAGTGCGATTCGGGATCTGCTGGATTTCTTGCCGCGCGCCGTCGCGGTCCGGCGTGCCGGTGCGATAACGGAGGTAGATGCCGATTCGCTCGCGGTTGGCGATGCGGTTCTGGTCAATCCAGGCGGCCGCATTCCGGTAGACGGCACGGTGATTTCCGGCCATTCATTTGTGGACCAGGCGCGTATTACAGGTGAATCGCTGCCGATCGAGAAGACGGCAGGCGCTGCTGTCTATGCGGGTTCGATCAACCAGTCTGGGGCGCTGGAAATCCGCGCCGAGCGCATTGGCCGCGACACGAGTTACGGCAAGATCATCGAGGCGGTCGAGCAGGCAGAGCGTTCCCGCGCCCCAGTGCAGCGCCTAGCGGACCAAATGGCAGGCTATCTGGTCTACCTTGCGCTTGGTGCCGCAATTCTGACTTATCTCATCACTCAGAACATTTACTCGACCATCTCGGTAATCATCGTGGCCGGCGCCTGTGGCATCGCGGCTGGTACCCCGCTTGCCATTCTCGGCGCAATCGGGCGAGCCGCGCGGGCCGGCGTCATTATCAAGGGCGGATTGTTCCTGGAACAGCTAGGCAAAGTGAACACGGTGGTCTTGGACAAAACGGGCACCTTGACCTTTGGGGAACCCGAGGTTCAAAAGGTTCTTCCTTGCCCCGGCGTGACAGAGGAAGCCTTGCTCGACGCTGCCGCATCTGCCGAACTACGCTCTGAGCATCCGCTTGGCAAAACCATCGTCGCCTGCGCGCGGGCGCAAGGTCGTCCCCTATCTGAACCCGAACGCTTCGGTTACACCCCAGGGCGCGGCATTGATGCGGCGATTGCCGGTGAGCTTGTATTGGTGGGCAATCAAGCATTGATGCAGGATAATGGCATTGCGGTATCCCAGGCACTGCTCAAGGGACATAAGAACGCATCTGAGATATACGTGGCACGAGGTGGGCAATTACTGGGCGCGATCGCGGTTGCCGATACCGTACGGCCGGAAGCCCGGCAAGCCATCGACGCAATCCATCTTATGGGTATCAAGACGATCCTACTGACCGGTGACGCTAAAGTTGTGGCGCATGTCGTGGCTCAGCAATTGGGTATAGACGAAGTAGCTGCCGATCTCATGCCGGAAGACAAGCTCAACTACGTCAAGCGCTTGGTGGCGAAGGGTCGAGTCGTTGCGATGTTGGGTGATGGCGTAAACGATGCACCGGCTTTGACTGAAGCCACCGTAGGCGTAGCGATGGGCTCGGGCACCGACGTGGCGCGCGACAGCGCGGATGTAGTGCTTCTAGGCAATGATTTAGTCAAGTTTACCGAGACGCTAGCACTTGCCCTACGTACCCGTCGCATTATCTGGCAGAACTTTATCGGAACGGTCGTGGTTGACGTTGTGGGCGTCGGCTTGGCCGCGTTTGGCTTGCTGAACCCGCTATTTGCCGCGTTCATCCACGTCGCCTCTGAGATGGCCTTCATCCTTAACTCGACCCGGCTGCTGCCGAACCGGGTCGGTGGTAAGCGTGCGAATCATTAA
- a CDS encoding DUF2231 domain-containing protein, whose product MLNIPFPLHPVFVHFTVALSFTSFGAYVLAYLLPHGKLKNDLSVSAVWMLSFCFLASLLTIAFGFLEFNTVKHDMLVHMPMLDHRNWALATALALLGCTIFALRGYFKNKIHSAPLTVGFFVLVGMVGTTAYKGGELVYHYGLAVKSNTELRELKQNEQKQQQENIFQPNAEISK is encoded by the coding sequence ATGCTCAATATTCCTTTTCCACTTCACCCTGTTTTTGTTCATTTTACTGTGGCTTTAAGCTTTACTTCATTTGGCGCTTATGTACTTGCCTATCTTTTGCCGCATGGCAAACTAAAAAATGATTTAAGTGTCTCAGCTGTGTGGATGTTATCTTTTTGTTTTTTGGCAAGCCTGTTAACTATCGCTTTTGGGTTTCTGGAATTTAATACAGTTAAGCATGATATGTTGGTCCACATGCCAATGTTAGACCATAGAAATTGGGCGCTTGCTACTGCTCTTGCTTTATTAGGCTGTACGATATTCGCGTTGAGAGGATACTTTAAAAATAAAATTCATAGCGCCCCACTTACAGTTGGTTTTTTTGTTTTGGTTGGTATGGTAGGTACTACAGCCTATAAAGGTGGAGAACTCGTTTATCATTATGGTTTAGCAGTTAAATCAAATACTGAATTAAGAGAGTTAAAACAAAATGAACAAAAGCAGCAACAAGAAAATATTTTTCAACCCAATGCTGAAATTTCAAAATGA
- a CDS encoding multicopper oxidase domain-containing protein, with the protein MVSSRRRDFIKNAAKGAVGLGVAFAATSVSRVALAALPEIATVNGPKTLPPALPDSGRPFHPVVTLNGWSLPWRIKNGWKEFHLVAEPVIREFAPGMKTHLWGYNGQSPGPTIEVVEGDKVRIFVTNRLPEHTTIHWHGQPLPNGMDGVGGLNQPQIKPGKTFVYEFEAMRSGTFMYHPHADEMVQMAMGMMGFWVTHPKDPDFMKVDRDFCFLLSSYDIDPGSYTPKIATMTDFNLWSFNSRVFPGIDPLVCRQNDRVRIRVGNLTMTNHPIHLHGMEFVVAGTDGGWIRPEARWPEVTTDIAVGQMRAIEFDAYLPGDWAFHCHKSHHTMNAMGHDVPTMIGVDTKDINNKIKNLIPDYMSMGENGMASMGEMQMPLPKNTLPMMTGNGQFGPIEMGGMFTVVKVRENQKPGDYSDPGWYQNPKGTVAYEWTGSVDKPHRAHTDTKMPNSMELKVRKPHSHKHKCE; encoded by the coding sequence ATGGTTTCAAGTCGTAGACGAGATTTTATAAAAAATGCAGCAAAAGGAGCAGTCGGGTTAGGCGTTGCTTTTGCCGCAACCTCCGTCAGCAGAGTTGCTCTTGCTGCTTTACCTGAAATAGCAACTGTTAATGGTCCAAAAACATTACCTCCAGCGCTTCCTGATAGTGGCCGCCCTTTTCATCCTGTTGTGACGTTAAACGGTTGGTCATTACCTTGGCGCATTAAAAATGGCTGGAAGGAATTTCATTTAGTTGCAGAGCCTGTGATACGGGAATTTGCTCCTGGAATGAAAACGCACTTATGGGGTTACAATGGCCAGTCACCTGGGCCTACTATAGAAGTTGTAGAGGGCGATAAGGTGCGCATTTTTGTGACTAATCGACTCCCTGAGCACACGACTATCCACTGGCATGGGCAGCCGCTGCCTAATGGTATGGACGGGGTAGGGGGCTTGAACCAGCCTCAAATCAAGCCAGGTAAAACTTTTGTGTATGAATTTGAAGCTATGCGAAGTGGAACCTTCATGTATCATCCGCATGCTGATGAAATGGTTCAAATGGCCATGGGCATGATGGGATTTTGGGTAACGCATCCCAAAGATCCAGATTTTATGAAAGTTGACCGTGATTTCTGTTTTCTGCTGTCATCTTATGATATTGATCCTGGCAGCTATACTCCTAAAATCGCTACTATGACCGATTTTAATTTATGGTCTTTTAATAGTCGCGTTTTCCCCGGTATTGATCCCCTGGTTTGTCGACAAAATGATCGTGTGCGAATTCGCGTTGGTAATTTAACAATGACAAACCATCCTATTCATTTACATGGAATGGAATTTGTTGTTGCAGGTACTGATGGTGGCTGGATTAGGCCTGAAGCGCGTTGGCCTGAAGTCACAACAGATATAGCTGTTGGGCAAATGCGAGCTATAGAATTTGATGCATATTTACCTGGAGACTGGGCATTTCATTGCCATAAATCACATCATACCATGAATGCAATGGGTCATGATGTGCCTACGATGATTGGTGTTGATACGAAAGATATTAACAATAAAATAAAAAATCTTATTCCAGACTATATGTCAATGGGCGAAAATGGTATGGCTAGCATGGGTGAGATGCAAATGCCTTTGCCAAAAAATACACTTCCGATGATGACCGGCAATGGTCAATTTGGGCCTATAGAAATGGGCGGGATGTTTACCGTAGTTAAAGTACGTGAAAATCAGAAACCAGGCGACTATAGTGATCCTGGTTGGTATCAAAACCCTAAAGGAACTGTGGCTTATGAGTGGACAGGAAGCGTCGATAAACCACATCGAGCTCATACTGACACTAAAATGCCAAATAGCATGGAGCTAAAAGTACGTAAACCACATTCGCATAAACATAAATGCGAATGA
- a CDS encoding DUF1232 domain-containing protein, whose translation MRNILAKIKLAYVKLDREVMTLWFSLKHPDTPWYVKLLAMFVVAYALSPIDLIPDFIPVIGLLDDLIIILGSIWLLFRLVPNKVLEECRALADSYLQKKKKPISYFGLIVSTVWILIIYLIVKLLS comes from the coding sequence ATGAGAAATATTCTAGCGAAAATTAAACTAGCTTATGTAAAATTAGATCGAGAAGTAATGACGCTTTGGTTTTCTTTAAAACATCCCGATACCCCCTGGTATGTAAAGTTACTTGCGATGTTTGTAGTAGCGTATGCACTTAGTCCAATCGATCTCATCCCGGATTTTATTCCTGTGATTGGTTTGTTGGATGATCTGATCATCATTCTTGGAAGTATTTGGCTATTGTTTAGGTTAGTGCCCAATAAAGTACTTGAGGAATGTCGGGCTCTAGCAGATTCATATCTTCAGAAGAAGAAAAAACCTATCAGTTATTTTGGTCTCATTGTTTCGACAGTTTGGATTTTAATAATCTACTTAATTGTTAAATTGCTATCATAG
- a CDS encoding HlyD family type I secretion periplasmic adaptor subunit: MENMLDKIKHSVRNIFKINRKNVIIKTNDVNFSMDENSDISMIPIINYHVIVICGLLFLLVAGIWANFAVMDVVTVGQGKVIPSSNMQVIQNLEGGIIKDILVKIGDVVSPEQELMIIDDTRFVSSLKESETQIYGLKAKIARLTAESNDAELLFPKDIEDKYPQYVTSERNLYHSSEKELEVKLNILQDEVKQKSQELIASKGKKEQIQRSLELVKKEFELTQPLAKSGAVSPVEVLRLERTVNDLQGDLQQTELSIPKLEASLSSAKSKMNELRASDKTEALTELNKAKAEYNKLVETTKAATDRVTRTIVRSPVKGIINQVKVTTVGGIIQPGQDLLTIVPLNDTLVIEAKIRPVDIGFLRPGLPATIKVSAYDFSIYGGLKGTVEHISADTIKDEKKNPFYVIRVRTSGRNYLLGKHGERLNIISGMSVTVDVLTGHKTVLEYLLQPIINAKQSAMRER, encoded by the coding sequence ATGGAAAATATGCTCGACAAAATTAAGCATAGCGTAAGAAATATTTTTAAAATCAACCGTAAAAATGTAATTATAAAAACTAATGATGTTAATTTTAGTATGGATGAAAATTCCGATATATCCATGATTCCCATTATTAATTACCATGTTATTGTGATTTGTGGACTCTTGTTTTTGCTCGTTGCTGGGATATGGGCAAACTTTGCAGTAATGGATGTCGTTACTGTCGGGCAAGGAAAAGTCATTCCATCCAGTAATATGCAAGTTATACAAAATCTAGAAGGCGGAATTATCAAAGATATCTTAGTTAAAATTGGAGATGTCGTCTCGCCTGAACAAGAGTTGATGATTATTGATGATACTAGGTTTGTCTCATCGCTTAAAGAAAGCGAAACCCAAATTTATGGGTTAAAAGCAAAAATCGCACGATTAACTGCTGAGTCCAATGATGCTGAATTATTATTTCCTAAAGACATAGAGGATAAATATCCTCAATATGTAACTTCCGAAAGAAATTTATATCATTCAAGTGAAAAAGAACTTGAAGTTAAATTGAATATTCTTCAAGACGAAGTCAAACAGAAAAGTCAGGAATTAATTGCATCAAAAGGAAAAAAGGAACAGATACAAAGAAGCCTAGAGCTTGTGAAGAAAGAATTTGAACTAACGCAACCACTAGCAAAGTCAGGAGCTGTTTCGCCAGTTGAGGTCTTACGACTTGAAAGAACAGTCAATGATTTACAAGGAGATTTGCAGCAAACTGAACTATCTATTCCTAAATTGGAAGCAAGCTTATCTAGCGCTAAAAGTAAGATGAATGAATTGCGTGCTTCAGATAAGACCGAAGCATTAACCGAGCTGAATAAAGCAAAAGCAGAATATAACAAGTTAGTGGAAACGACAAAAGCTGCCACAGATCGAGTTACTCGGACGATTGTTCGTTCACCAGTAAAAGGAATCATCAATCAAGTTAAAGTAACAACTGTGGGAGGCATTATTCAACCTGGACAAGACTTACTTACAATAGTTCCGTTGAATGATACTTTAGTGATTGAAGCTAAGATTCGCCCTGTTGATATTGGATTTTTAAGACCAGGATTACCAGCTACTATAAAGGTGTCTGCCTATGATTTTTCTATTTATGGTGGTTTAAAGGGTACAGTGGAGCACATTAGTGCAGACACTATTAAAGATGAAAAAAAGAATCCTTTCTATGTGATTCGTGTTCGAACTTCAGGGCGTAATTATTTATTAGGAAAGCATGGTGAAAGATTAAATATTATCTCCGGCATGAGCGTAACTGTTGACGTTTTGACAGGACATAAAACAGTATTAGAATATTTGCTCCAGCCCATCATAAACGCAAAGCAAAGTGCGATGAGGGAAAGGTAA
- a CDS encoding efflux RND transporter periplasmic adaptor subunit, producing MLKRKYLTALLICHFAGNLYFYPTEHAFRFISSSFAAETTDTTSLKHESERGPHNGKLLKKDNLAAEVTIYETNTPPQFRIYLYDKNIPINPSDVKLNIALKRIDGEVDNFDFTPSQDYLSSDKTVVEPHSFDVEIKATYKGVDYLWNYPSYEGRVKISPSAAKAAGIETEKAGPIYINEVVSLTGQVVLNANKTVDVRARFPGVVKELFANVGQPVKKDQSLLKVESNGTLELYNINSPQDGIVIARNTNIGDLTMDKPLVTISDLSTIWLKFHAFPKDISRIKLGNPVTVQTLDKKHSANSTINFLSPIVDEATQSTFAIAELTNSDNLWKAGTTIKGDVLVSKEEVPVAVKTSALQKFRDFTVVFAQYGDEYEVRMLELGKNDGEWVEVISGIKPGTSYVTKNSFIIKAELEKGGATHDH from the coding sequence ATGCTTAAAAGAAAATACTTGACTGCATTATTAATATGTCATTTTGCGGGTAACCTGTATTTTTATCCAACCGAACATGCATTTAGATTTATTAGCTCTTCATTCGCAGCAGAGACCACTGACACCACTTCACTCAAACACGAATCCGAACGTGGCCCTCATAATGGCAAGTTACTCAAAAAAGATAATTTGGCAGCAGAAGTAACCATTTATGAAACGAATACCCCACCACAATTTAGAATATATTTATATGATAAAAACATCCCTATCAACCCTAGCGATGTAAAATTGAATATAGCTTTAAAACGAATTGATGGCGAAGTGGATAATTTCGATTTTACGCCTTCTCAAGACTATCTCAGTAGTGACAAGACGGTTGTAGAGCCGCATTCATTTGATGTTGAAATTAAAGCCACCTATAAGGGTGTCGATTATCTTTGGAATTATCCTTCTTATGAAGGTCGAGTCAAAATTTCACCGTCAGCAGCTAAAGCTGCTGGGATTGAAACAGAAAAAGCTGGTCCGATTTATATTAATGAAGTTGTAAGCTTGACAGGTCAAGTTGTGCTTAATGCAAATAAAACGGTGGATGTCAGAGCGCGATTTCCAGGTGTAGTAAAAGAGCTGTTTGCAAATGTTGGTCAGCCCGTGAAAAAAGATCAATCCCTTCTTAAAGTAGAAAGTAATGGCACTTTGGAACTCTATAATATCAATTCACCTCAAGATGGTATCGTTATTGCTCGCAATACGAATATAGGTGATTTGACAATGGATAAACCATTGGTAACTATCTCTGACTTGTCGACCATTTGGCTCAAGTTTCATGCCTTTCCAAAAGACATATCGAGAATAAAACTAGGAAACCCTGTAACAGTTCAAACATTAGATAAGAAGCACAGCGCTAATTCCACCATTAATTTTTTATCGCCTATCGTTGATGAAGCCACTCAGTCGACTTTTGCAATTGCTGAATTAACTAATAGTGATAATTTATGGAAAGCTGGAACTACCATAAAAGGAGATGTGCTCGTTTCAAAAGAGGAGGTCCCTGTAGCAGTAAAAACCTCTGCATTGCAAAAATTTAGAGATTTTACTGTGGTATTCGCTCAATACGGGGATGAATATGAAGTTAGGATGTTAGAGTTGGGAAAAAATGATGGTGAATGGGTGGAAGTTATCAGTGGCATTAAACCTGGAACTAGTTATGTCACCAAAAATAGCTTCATAATCAAAGCAGAGCTAGAAAAAGGTGGGGCAACCCATGATCATTAA
- a CDS encoding TolC family protein: MGHLDRYFKIPIILTILPHLFLSGCSTFSKDGGFNEVSSFVTDRLHQQPVWLRTDEERAQHQQAVNAILCETLSVDEAVRVAFINNPSLQKSLTELGIAEAELVQAGRVRNPGISYTKLSPVSGEYDIERRILFDVMSLLTMPMRSAIEKQYFQQAKLQAAIDIMDIAAKTRKAYYSAVAAEQMVKYLEKVNQASQASAQLALRMAEVGNWSRLQQAREQAFYTETTLQLADAKLVALQEREHLTRLMGLWGEQINYKLPERLPDLPLSVVESHELEKQALMSRLDVQAIRHEIESKCKALGLTKATRFIDVFDLGYVRNSSDEEPHQTGYEISLEIPLFDWGDAKVAKAQQIYMQSVWHLREIAINARSEVREAYQVYRVHYDKAKFYRDDVVTLRKLILDESLLRYNGMLISTFELLADEREQIMSVNAYIETLRDFWLAETDLQTALMVKSPHSAVD; this comes from the coding sequence ATGGGGCACCTGGATCGATACTTTAAAATTCCAATCATTTTAACAATTTTACCCCATTTATTTTTAAGCGGTTGCAGTACATTTTCCAAGGATGGTGGCTTCAACGAAGTTAGTTCATTTGTTACTGATCGACTACATCAACAACCGGTTTGGCTGCGTACAGATGAAGAAAGGGCTCAGCATCAACAAGCTGTTAACGCTATCTTATGTGAAACTTTATCTGTAGACGAAGCAGTTCGTGTTGCATTTATCAATAACCCGTCATTGCAAAAATCGCTGACTGAATTAGGCATTGCAGAAGCAGAGTTGGTGCAAGCAGGTAGGGTTCGTAATCCTGGTATTTCTTATACAAAGCTATCACCTGTCAGTGGTGAATATGATATAGAGCGCAGGATTTTATTTGATGTGATGAGTCTTTTAACAATGCCTATGCGTTCTGCCATTGAAAAACAATATTTTCAACAGGCTAAATTGCAAGCTGCTATAGATATAATGGATATCGCAGCAAAAACAAGAAAAGCCTATTATTCAGCAGTTGCTGCAGAGCAGATGGTGAAATATTTAGAAAAGGTGAACCAAGCATCGCAAGCCAGTGCTCAATTAGCATTACGTATGGCTGAGGTTGGGAATTGGAGTCGTTTGCAACAAGCAAGAGAACAAGCCTTTTACACGGAAACAACATTGCAACTTGCTGATGCAAAATTGGTAGCTTTGCAAGAACGAGAGCATTTAACGCGCTTAATGGGGCTTTGGGGGGAGCAGATTAATTATAAGCTTCCAGAGCGCTTACCAGATTTGCCTTTATCAGTTGTCGAATCACATGAGCTTGAGAAACAAGCTCTTATGTCACGTCTTGATGTGCAAGCCATAAGGCATGAAATTGAGAGTAAATGCAAAGCTTTAGGATTAACCAAAGCAACCCGTTTTATCGATGTCTTTGATTTAGGTTACGTGCGTAATAGTTCAGATGAGGAACCTCATCAAACTGGGTATGAAATAAGTTTAGAAATCCCCTTATTTGATTGGGGTGATGCAAAAGTCGCAAAAGCACAGCAAATTTACATGCAATCCGTATGGCATTTAAGAGAAATCGCAATCAATGCACGCTCTGAAGTACGTGAGGCTTATCAGGTGTATCGTGTTCATTATGATAAAGCAAAATTTTATAGAGATGATGTGGTTACCTTAAGAAAGCTGATACTTGATGAAAGTTTACTGCGTTATAATGGCATGTTAATAAGCACTTTTGAATTGCTTGCTGATGAACGCGAACAAATTATGAGTGTGAATGCTTATATAGAAACTTTGCGTGATTTTTGGCTTGCAGAAACAGATTTACAAACTGCCCTGATGGTTAAATCACCTCATAGTGCAGTGGATTAA
- a CDS encoding DUF305 domain-containing protein: MHNGKTITLLVLVSLGLGAHAVNGMDYQGMDKPDHKVMTVQKEMKEMDKKMMDAMGDKDKMYDKRFMELMISHHEGGIKMAKDAINNSERSEIKDMAKKIIETQKKEINQMEGWKKSWYQE, translated from the coding sequence ATGCATAATGGAAAGACAATTACTTTGCTAGTGCTCGTTAGCTTGGGACTAGGTGCGCATGCTGTGAATGGAATGGATTACCAAGGAATGGATAAACCAGATCATAAAGTGATGACCGTTCAAAAAGAAATGAAAGAGATGGATAAAAAAATGATGGATGCTATGGGGGACAAAGATAAAATGTATGATAAACGTTTTATGGAATTAATGATTTCACATCATGAGGGTGGAATTAAAATGGCTAAGGATGCAATAAATAACTCAGAAAGGAGCGAAATAAAGGATATGGCTAAAAAAATAATTGAAACTCAAAAGAAAGAAATAAACCAAATGGAAGGGTGGAAGAAGTCTTGGTATCAGGAATAA
- a CDS encoding DUF6488 family protein, translating into MKYGYLTIRSMIFSFLTLFLCQYSISAHAHESHAHPLEKQEIIDKANKVIEMAIDQKKLEPTWKDAKMVEAKVLEEKGGQWLVQYNNPSVNAENKNLFIFFSLDGKYAAMNHTGK; encoded by the coding sequence ATGAAATATGGATATTTAACAATTCGTTCAATGATTTTTTCTTTTTTAACGCTATTTTTGTGTCAATACTCTATAAGCGCTCATGCGCATGAAAGTCATGCTCACCCGCTAGAAAAGCAAGAAATTATTGATAAAGCTAACAAAGTTATAGAGATGGCAATAGATCAGAAAAAACTAGAACCCACATGGAAAGATGCCAAAATGGTCGAGGCCAAAGTGTTAGAAGAAAAAGGTGGGCAATGGCTAGTTCAGTATAATAATCCTAGCGTTAACGCCGAGAATAAAAATCTATTTATTTTCTTTTCGCTAGACGGGAAGTATGCTGCTATGAATCACACTGGTAAATAG